In Felis catus isolate Fca126 chromosome B1, F.catus_Fca126_mat1.0, whole genome shotgun sequence, the sequence CATCATCTAAAATGCACTGTCTAAAACAACATTCACTAATGATCCTCCTACCTTCAAAAACCAGTGATTCTGTTGGACTTCCCATTATGTCTTAAATGTTTGGAGAAACTTTGAAATAAacaatttacaatatttttttatccCCATATCTCACAACAAATCTTGGGGTCCATTTAtcactgcctttttaaaatacatactcttTTTAGTAAACCGGTTTTTAAGCTCCATTGTTAAATAATTGCCAGATATGgactttctttaagtttatttattttgagagagagcgtaagtggggaaggggcagagagagggacagagaaatcccaaactggctctgtgctgccagtgcagagcccgacatggggctccatcttatgaaccatgagatcatgacctgagccgaaatcaagagttggatgcttcacacactgagtcaaccaggcgcccctggactttcTTTTTTCAGTCTGTCAGACAGCACCCTCTTGTAAGCGTTGGGTGACTTGCTACTCCCAACTGTCCTCAGAATCTCTACCCTTTAAATCACTGAAAAACACATTTCACAGGATGTTACGCTTCAATACAGAATGAAGTTCAAACTCTTTTTGCCTATATTTAAGACATTCTATAATCTGAAACAATATTTGTCTCCATCTTTAGTTTACTACTTGTCCactaaattaaatttttgttcCAGACTTAATTTGAAACTCATTTCTCAAATAATGTCAATAAACATTGTATCTTTGctcatattattttccataacttAGATACCCCCTCTTCATTTTAATCTTCATCAAATaccattttttcctaatttaaggCAACGCTTTGGCCTATGCTCTtccatgaaattaaaaaacacaatttttttgttgttacttttcTTCTCAATACTTACAACAcctttttattattctcattttactctTGATGTGGAGTATTACTGTTGTTTTGGATGTATGCTTACAAACTGGTTGTTTATTAAGCATTTTCCTATAAACACAGTGAAATAAATGATTGGTTTCCTGGTGTCTAGAATTAGTTTAACTAACAAATACAATTACAGTAAgctgagaaaaaaatcccatttttcattttgcatataGGTTTCTCTTCTGAACTGAAATtcccaaaaaattattttaagagaagcCTCTGAGGGTAAAGTAGAGGCAAGTATCAGTTTATTATGGGCTCTGGAGCTAGACTGCCTGGTTTTATATCCATTTACTAACTCTGTAACCCTGGGAAAGTGACTCAAcctttctatgtgtctgttttcatacCTTTACATAaggtaataacagtacctacaTCACAAAGATTTTGTGAAgaataaagagttaatatttgtGCATTTATTACAACAGTgccaggtataaaataaatattttctataatttgttaaataaaacttGTTTATGTAGGACTTCTTGTAACTCCTTTATaatcatctatttaaaaatatctgtcctGGGGTggatggggtggctcagtcagttgagcatcggactcttgattttggctcaggtcatgatgatctcatggtagtgaaATTGAGTCCCAcgtcaacgtggagcctgcttgaaattctctttctctctctctctccccccccccccgcccctcctctgaccctctccctccctcgcatgctctctctaaagttaagaaaaaaaatctgtcctatTTTTCCATGTGGATGATAATGGTCAAGAACACAGGTTCCATTAGCCAATTTTTAATACTTACTACATCAAATATAGCCTTGTTATATAGGAGTTACTCAATAAATTACTAACTTACATTCACATTGGACTATTCCTTAAGAAGTTATACAAATTTACATTCTTCcaagaaatgttttccaaattaaaaaatttaattgtacatttaaaaataagtatttgcaAGGTATTTCTCATATAGAGAAACATTTCACTTtattataaagataataaaaactgtttaatccaattcttttctttaaagtaagctctatgcccattATGGGGCTCCACCGTTGGTGAAtgctccaccgactaagccagccaggcacccctaatccaATTCTATAGTTAGTAAATTCATTTTGCAAGGTAATATTCAAAgcattctcaatttttaaaaaaaaatttttttttaacgtttatttatttttgggacagagagagacagagcatgaacgggggaggggcagagagagagggagacacagaatcggaaacaggctccaggctctgagccatcagcccagagcctgatgtggggctcaaactcacggaccgcgagatcgtgacctggctgaagtcggacgcttaaccgactgcgccacccaggcaccccagagcatTCTCAATTTTTACCAATCTGCAAACTACTTGTTTGAAGAGTAGActtgttctcaaaaataatacttacaaaggcttttgttttaaaacatttgttaccttttgttttttacagCTGGAAACAGTAGTGTTTTTCTGTCGTTTTTGAGGGTCTCCACATTTGTCTACAGTGATAGATCGTTTTTCAGAAGAATTTGAAACAGTTTTCATTATGCACTCTGAAATTGAGGGCACCTTCATATAAATACTAGATTTATTGCTATCCTTCCTAGGTTTTACATGCACATtcgttttttcttttccctgcagTTGGGAAGTCTTCTTTCTGTTATGTAGCATTTGgcacaaaataaaggaaatggttAATTCAGCATTTTTAGTACATATTATCTTCATATGTTCAATAGTTTTCATGACTTTCATAATATGGGCCATTTTCCCGAAATCTTTCCGAGGGGCAGCCATTATATTTTTGAGCAGTGCAGAAAACTGGTTGTGGCTGTATTCCAACTCTGTCATTGTGCTTCCGTAATTTATGGATGCTATACATGGCACAAAGTCAATATATGTGGAAACGGAATACTGAGACTTCTTTAGaagtttttgtatttctgtaagtTCCTGAAGTTCTCTTGAGAGCAAATGAAGAGCGTATGAGCAATTAACAGCTTCactatatttgtaaataatatccAGATCTTTCTTAAGTTCAGAAATAGCAGTCTCTATGACTTTCCAAAGGCAATCTGTTGAGTtatctttaagaaatgaaaaagaagccATTTTTTCCTGGCAGTGAACCAGCTCAGGAAGAAGTGACAAATCAAACCAAAGCATACCTCGAAACCTCTGTTTGTCTAGTTTCTTTGCCATTGAGTTTTTAAGAAAGTGAATGGTTTCTGAAAGCATGACAATTTCAATATAGGTTTCAATGGCTGCAGGCTTTAAAATTATGGCCCCATGATTGTGGTTTTTCACCATGTCCAAAACGTTTTCTTCTGTGATAAAAATGTTATCTATGTTCTCTTCTTGCAGcatctgaaagtatttttttaaaatttctaggtGTTCGGTACATCTCAAAGTGAGGTCCTGTAATTTCTCAGAGTCTGCAAATTCAGCTTGATCTAGTATTTCGCTAATACAACAGATATCTGGGTGTGAAAGCAAAGTACTGTTAAACCCACAGTTTTCTAGGGTAACTGGTGCTTTGTTTATTAGATCATCTGACTTTCTGGAAGCAATCTCCATATTCTCAAGCGCAGTATTAGAAATTTGTTCACTGCTTAAATCCTTAGACAATGTATCATATATCTTTTTCAACTTAGAAAAAGCACACTGATTCATTTTGAGTAGCATTTCTCTATTCTTCTCTCCTGAGTATATTTTGCGgaaagattctctcttctctttccaaataagactTTTTGCAGCATCAAAAAAGATATGTTCCAGACCATAAAGAGATATTTTAATACTTATTGCCTCACTGCtcttaataaaattaactttagaGGTGATCATTTCTATGATAATCCACAAATGGTCTTGTTTTCCTGGATAGGAATCAACTTTAGGAGAGTCCCCATACATACCAATCAGCTTTAAAGTACTTTTTCTTAAGGTTTCTAGGTCTCCTAAACTATCTCCAAAGTTAACTCCACAGGTaaatggaacagaaagagaaaagtcaaagcAATCAGAACAACGCTTCATTACTGCTTCACACTCATTAATCTGTCGTTTGTATTTTAAGAATGCATAGTatgaattattttcccttttggtttcctcaaataattcaattaacTGATCATGATAGTTTTGTAACTCACAGAATGCATTATACTTCAATCTTCCTTGAAAAGCAGGATAGAAGCTGGATTGTTGTTGAAATCCACGTGGTCTACCAAGCAGCTCACTGTACAGTGTTTCATCATACCAAAGCAAGCTTCGGTAGGTTGGCTCACCTCCTAAgagcctttttttgttttcaatgaattGCATAGTTTCCATCATCATTTGGAGTTCTACCAAGGAGTCAACAGCACATGGCTTTAATTTGTGTCTGCAATTATTCCACAGGTTTTGTTCTACTAATAGTTCTCTTGAAATCAGGATTTGTTCGAGAGAACATTCTTGGTTTCTTTCAAAAGCTTCAACAAATAAAGGGAGAATACTTTGACAGGCCTTAGTTTCTTCCAGTAGAATCTGCAAAGATGATGTTTCATCTGCCCTTCTCAAAATCTGAGCTAGCCTGGCTGTAAGAGCTGAATGATTAGCTGAGCAGTGTTTCTCTTTTAATCCACTCATGTATGATGCAGGCTTCTTCTCAGGAGTAGAGACTTCGGAAGTTTGAGAGTTAGTATGTAAAACAGGAATATGATTCATTCCTATAATGCCTGGTTTGGAATTACAGGCTATTTCCGAATGCAATGCAGAGTCAGACTGAGGGTCATTACTAACTTTaactcccccttctttctctcttttgttaagATGATTAGAAACTGGGTTATTCAAAGCGACTGCCTCAGTAATGTTTTCAACGTTTAGATGAGAATCaatcaagttatttttaattgttttcttgctTAAGTAGGAGGATTCTTCTAAGATcttgttcttttgatttttgaacTGAGTCTTAACAGTGCATCCTTCAGTCATGCTTTTTTTGTGAAGTGAATCTCTTGCTTTTTCTGCTTGTTTAACTTTCCACATTTTTCTGTCCCAAATGTCTTTATTTGCCATACACTTTTTTGAAGAACCCTTCATATTATCTTTTAAGAGCAAATAACTATCATTGGAAAATAGTTCCTTCATTGTATTTTTCCTACAACTTTTACTTTCTTCAGTTACTAATCTGAGACCCAACTCAGAATCCTCAAGAACATGTGATTCATTCCCATCTATATGGAAGCGATTACTTGAAGAACATTGTTCTGTCTTTAGAAGTTCCTTTCCACCACATCCTGGCTGGCAGTGTGGTACACTGGTGGATGTTGTAAAAGAATCTACAGCAAAAACTCTCTGTTTATCCAAATAAGATTCTGAAGATTCTCCTTCACTGTCTGTCACTGCTGTGGTTGATAACAATTGAGGAATACTGTCAGAATTTTTGTGTGTTATCAGAGTTAGATTTAATGGGTCCTTAATGAAGTTttctggaacagtgcctggttTGGAGCTCTGATTAGCAGCTGTCCGTTCTTCTACAGGCAAATTTACTTCCAGGTTGCCTTTACAATCAGATAAAATAAGGTTATCTGGTGTGCAGACATCAACATTTAAAAGGTGCTTGATATCTGATTCTAAAACTGAAATAACTATGTCAGTTTTTACCTTTGTGTGTGTTATACAGGTTGCATTATAACTTGTGTCTGTGCTAAAACTTACTTTGTCTTCTTTTATGCAACTTAATGATACTGAATTActcttatttattactttattagtCTCAGAATTGTTTTCTGCATCCTTAATATTATTGTGTGCTGAGTGGTTCTCaggattttcatatttattaatgtttgaTAAAAACTTTATGccaacttgattttctttttcagttattttcGCATCTGGGCAGGCTGGGGAAAATAGACATCCAGTTTTTCCAGAAAACAGCTGAAGTTCTGATGATGTTCGATTTCTTACCCGGCTCTTGTTATAAGCGGAATGACTGGCACTTTGGGATGTGGAGCACAGGGCTAATTGTGACTCAGGATACTCGAGATCACAAAATTCCCTTACATGAATGGTGGTGTGACTTCTGGAGACACTGCTGGCCATATTTCTCTTAGAAATGCATTCTGCGATTCTCGCTCTACTTGCTTTGTAAGACTTGGGCTTTGATACATGAGTTAATGATTTATCCACTTCAAATCCCAAAGCTCTTTTCTCTCCTGGTTTGCCgtattttctttttgacaaaaAATGTTTAGTGGAATAATATCTTCTTTCAGACACAGAGCTATAACCTTGAAGGTCACAACTTTCCCAGAAATTATTGCATATTATTGCATATGATTTTGGTAAtgggccttttcttttttctcctactttAGCTATAAGTTGCAAAGACGTGTGAACTCTTCTAtgagctttttttaaatgaagaacagCTCTGTCAAGTCTTCTGGAAAGACGTTTGCTTTTGCATAAAGATGCTTCACTATTTAGAATATCAAGGACACTCCTGATGTGTTTTTCCGACTTTGAAAAGGTTTTAATTCGTCCTTGggataatgaagaaaaatgttcagAAGAGTCTAGACTGGTTAGTCTCCTCTTCTTCCCATAAATTTCACGACGTCTTAAATCCTTATGTGGTGTGCTCTGGTCCCTAAAAGGCATACGTCGCTTTCTTTTGCTAGTTCTTGATTGTGTGTCCTTTTTACTTGTAATATCATTACAATCAGTTTTTGACCCTGTCAAGGAACATCTGCTTTCATTATTTAATGCTGTGACATTAGAGGGTTCAGTAGGCAAAGgtccactgttttgtttttcagacacATGATTCACTTGTGTATTATTACTCACATCAAGAGAAAGAGCAATTTCAGACTTATTCACTAGTCCTGATTCTTGCCTTCTATTACCAAATTCATCTTCACATGGATAACCTGAATTTTCACCAGAGCAGTGGGAATACATTTCAAATCCTGACACTTTCCCCTCCTCATTTATTTCTGGTCCTGTGGTTTTAGTTATGTATTTGCAAAAATTATCTTTCAATGCAAGGGATTCAAAAGTGGGATTGAATCCTGGCATAAATGTATTAGTGATTCTAATTTGTAAATCTGGAAGTAAAATTGGATTgagctctttgtttttttctgtagagggataaaaacaaatacttttcttAGGGTAATGCTGATCACTATTCTCGTTTCTTCTGGAGCTTTTCGAAACTTCCCTCTCCCCATTATTGCTTCCGAATAGACCTTCCCAATCAATACGAGACTTCAGAGTTTCATATATGGCCCTAAATTCTTCACATGGATCATTTCTATGGCTATGTTGTTGAATTAGAAAAGCATCATCACACTGTTCCAATCCTACTTCAATCTTATTTTCCAATTTGAAACTCTGAAGAACTGAAGTATCACTTACTGACTGATGAAATGAGTCATGTAATTTATTGTTATCCATATCCATTTCACAATCAGAAATCCTATGTTTTACTAACAACCCAAAATCTAGACTCTCAGAAGAACAAGTTTCTTTAATCTGGTATCTTTGGTGATCTTCACGATTTGTGCCCAATGTAGGCACTGTAGCACCAGCTGTCTGCACTGCAGTACTTGAGGCTTCATGTTCTGAAGACCCTTCAACTTTGGGAAATGCTGTGTAAGCCAAATGCTCTACAGTCCTGCCAGTATTTGGAGCATCTTTTTGTTGTGTGGCAGTCatagtgtcttcattttctaaCAATGTAGCTTCTGTTGACACATGTCTTTCCCCCGAACTCAAATTAAATGTACAACATTCTTCAGAACTAAGAATTTCTACATTGTTGTAATTTTTATTCTCCCTTCTTTCATCTATGTTGGTGTAACTTTGGTTTGTATGAAAACCCTGCTTCTCCTctccatatatattttctctgctttctgtaGACAAGGCAATGTCTTCCTCTTtagcctcattttcattttctttatcattatctCCTTGTTCTCTGAAATCAATATTCAGATGTGTATCACTGTGCAACTCTGCATTACAGAACAGAGTATGACCTTCATCAATTTGAAAAGTTTCTCCACAGTCTCTTTGTATGTTCTCTAATGACACtgggtcattttcttttcttccatggaCACATACTTCTCCAGTTATCTTATAATCTGAGTTGTCATGAGTTGGTTTAATGTCATGAGATGAAATAATTGCATCAATTGGCAGTTCTTTGACCTGGGGAATGTCTTTTGCTTCCTGGAAAGCATCAGTCACAATGCTAACACAGTTTTGATTTGGTTTTCCCAGTTTTAGTTCCATTAGTTTTTGAGAAATTGCAAAACTTGTATGAATGTTATCTTCATAATCTAAAGAGAGTTGAGGATGCTTCTGTGAAAGGCTCTCCACTCTTTGTAATTCCAAATTTAGATGATCTAGCTCATATTCATCCTTTGTGGTAGATGTGGaagatttctgtatttctaattcTTGAGCAATTAATATTTGATCACAATTTTTCCCATAAGAATCAAGACTCTCATCCTCTTTGTATTCTTGgtacaaagaaatataattatctACTGGACTGACTTTTGCTTCCTTAGTAAAATCAATTTCCTTCCACAAAACCTGCTTTTCTCCATGTTTGGAATTATCTTCGGGGCCAGTGAAGTCTCTCATTTCTCCAATATTTTGGGTGTACTCATGtatgctttctttcctttggagAGGAAAAGCTGTAGACATTTGCTGACCAGTCTGAGATACAGTTTCTAAATTAGAAGACCATGACTCCAGAGAGATGTGATTGCTGTGCCCTTTTGTACAAATATTCACTGATTCATAAGAGTTATGTGCTTCACTGTTTTCTTCAATTAAAAGTGGGATGTTGCTTCTCAGTTCAGATCTCTGGGCTTCTTCCTCATTGTGTTTTTGGTTCTCAACTTCTGAAACTACATTTGGCAAAcacattggaaaggaaaaattatcttGGCCCTTACACTGCCCTGCTGGGGTAATTTTACTGGGAATTGTATAATCATAGTTGTTAACGTCCAAGTTGTGAGCTTGAGATTGTGAACCatcaaaagaaattttgaagCTAGGGGCATCCAAACAATTAGTAAGGACAGAATCATCACCAGGCACAACTTCAGATGAGGAGGCAGAATTATTTGGCATGGATGATAGATTTGTTTCTGAATTCACAAAATCTAAACTCTTCTCAAGTGGcaaaatctcatttaaatctgtaatattattatgttttcctatgctttcttctctcctcatCAGTCTTGGGTCTTTAATGAGTTTTGAAGTAATAACTGTGCTTGAGCCAGTATTGTTATGAAGGgggaaagcagcagaaagacCACTTAAAGTATTTTTGAGATGTGCCAAATTTAACATGGGGTCACCATTAACACTTTCTCTGGTATCACTGGGAATAAATGAAAGACCTGAATCATATATACAAGAAGTGTCTCCACATTCTGCTAAATTGTGCTCCATCTGTCCACCGTATGTTTCATATatagaaatgtttccatttttcacaTTTCCATAGGAATTAGAAATATTTGTGTTGGAAGGATTTATCTCTGAATTTAGTGCGCCGCAAGAACAGTTTTCCTGAACAAATGGATCTACAGGTTTCCTGAAATGTTCAAAGATGACAGTAGCATCTTTCCCTTTTCCAATTCTTTTGGCAACTGTACAGTTATTCAGAGAGCAGGTTCTTTCTgtagaaataataagaaaattaagaaaaaataggaaggaaaggGTTTCTACATTCAACCCTTAATTCAAATAAACTATGTCATaggtggttttttctttttttcttttaatgcttatttatttttgagagagagagacagagagacagagcatgaatgggggaggggcagagagagagggagacacagaatccaaagcaggctccaggctccgagctgtcagcacaggcccgatgtgggactcgaactcacaaaccatgagatcatgacctgagctgaagttggatgcttaaccaactgagccactcaggcaccccagtcataagtggtttttaaaaattttttttttcaacgtttttatttatttttgggacagagagagacagagcatgaacgggggaggggcagagagagagggagacacagaatcagaaacaggctccaggctctgagccatcagcccagagcctgacgcggggctcgaactcccggaccgcgagatcgtgacctggctgaagtcgtacgcttaactgactgcgccacccaggcgccccaataggtGGTTTTAAACGAAAGTTCGATAAATAGCCTAATGATGATTAAAGTATGTGTCTCAGAAAAAGCAAGGTGAGAAGAGGATGAAAGACaaaccaataaaatataaatgatgtaCCAGGAAACTGTGTCCTAGAGGCCTTACTAAGAAAGTatttaccggggcgcctgggtggcacagtcggttaaacgtctgactttagccaggtcgcgatctcgtggtctgtgagtttgagccccgcgtcaggctctgggctgatggctcagagcctggagcctgtttctgattctgtgtctccctctctctctgcccctcccccgttcatgctctgtctctctatgtcccaaaaataaataaacaatgaaaaaaaaaattaaaaaaaaaagaaagtatttaccataaatttttttgaattgtgacaaatacaaagaatagaacaattaaaaaggaataaaaacatgcTGCTCAAAGACTAGGTATttcttatattaattttgtatattcaGATACTTAATAATAGAATCTACATATTAATAGGCAAAATTGTCTCCCCCTTTTATCTACTGTtaccttgagaaagaaaacaggaaggaaacGGGAATGAGGTGGGGAAACAGATCAAAAAGGACCCAAAAAATCCTTCCCAGGAGCAAAAGCAAAGCACTACCCCTGTTCCACTAAAATAAGTATTCCtgcaaataatatatacaaacaaaaatcttGACAATGAAAGcaaattttctcttataatttatagaaatttattcctaaaatttCACAAATAACTACATATAATAACAAAGGAACTTATAAGAATGCATATTTACCAAGTAAGCCATTCATAAAGAATTCATAGATAACaccataaaaatatctttattaaaacaaattgatGATGAGAAATTGTGAGATTTATGACACATGCGAAACTATAATCATATTACTGGGAAGTACCATGAGATTCTTTTTCACGATATATCGAAAGATAGCTTTGTTGAAGATTTCTAAATTCTATAACttgtaattatatacattttaaagtttatttatttattttgagagacagagtgcaagtgggggacaggtagagagaggcaaagaggaagaatcccaagcagtctttgcgTCAACATTGCAaaagagtccgatgcagggctggaattcatgaactgtgagatcataacctgagccaaagtcggatgcttaatcaactgagccaccaaggtgcacCTGTAACTatactttttaattataataagCTATAGTAGAAATCTGACCATAACAGAGATGTAGTTCTTAAGAGGAGGAGCTGCAGTGGACAGAAGAAAAGGTGGATCCCTATACTCactccaaaataaaattcattgaaaaaaaaaataaaaccatgaaagtattagaagaaaagacagagagatggTTTTATAATCCTGAGGTAGAAAAGTACTTTTTAAGAATGTCTGGGGttcagaaaactagaaattaagaaatgatgTCAATTACATGTAAATTAAATACCTTAGTAGGTCAAAACTCATGATAAACAAAACTTGGACAAACTGGTACGAAGTATTTTCTGAATGAGCAAGCTTTGTACATCATTACACATATATTAGAGTGCATAAAGAGTATACAGACACATTCAAAAGATTAATAAACAGATACTGCAATAGAAATGTGAGCAAGTGTAAGAACaggaaaatcacaaataaaaattgtcaacaaacacaaaaagatgTCCAACTCCACTAAATAAACAGAGCCATATTTAAAAACTGCTTAGACTGGCAAAGACTacaaagaataattaatattctGCAGATTTAATAAACACTCTTATACTGTTCATGGGAGTATGAACCGGTACTAATTTCCTGGGAAGTAAATCTACAGTTTTCAGCAAAACGTAATACATAATATCcagtaaatctatttttaaaaatgttttattttttgagagagcacaagcaggggaggggcaaagagagaggggaacagaggatctaaagcaggctttgtgctgacaggatgacagcagtgagcctcgtgtggggcttgaactcgtgaaccacaagatcataacctgagctgaagtcagatgctcaactgacagtcacccaggtgcccctccagtaaatccatttttatccattcattattcTGATATACttgcataaataatatatacacaaGGATTTTTAGTACCATAATCCAAGACAGCTGGAAGCCAGAAACCTAACTATCAATATGAGACTGGTTAAGATTTCaagatctactacaaagctacagtaatcaaaacagtatgttactggcacataAAGAGACacacaagcttccagttatagaatgaatatgTCAAGGGAGTAAAAGGCACAGCAGGCGGAATACAGTAGATGATGATATTGTAACAGCGttacatggtgacagatggtagctacacttgtggagAGCATAGAATACTATAGAGAAGAGctggatcactatgttgtacacctgaaactaatgtaacattgtgtgtcacctataggcaaattaaaatatttgagagagcagaagcaggggagtgacagagggagagggagagagagagaatcttaagcaggctccatgcccagtatagagcctgacatgggactcaagctc encodes:
- the TEX15 gene encoding testis-expressed protein 15 isoform X2 translates to MEMKDIAKHKTLWKMNSTSEPLLLAGVEVNPLKKFTIPKIRRAAGKAYLSPCCTNTREYSFIHDTLNQCRLDVGCDLQSSWQFGDTKLVHNEDLEKKFTSKRSEMRESGRHGRELEEHFCFLALTQNDVAEIYQNGISTRASTFKILGNPLLGIYVFRHVDIALNYAHSKSITVESIIIFKVLFGKVKKIRPSLDKNKVSLDPSPNFDCHMSRSIPSLKDAIELQAYNSAVYFYEYNVLSKPVDKPRHCLPYATVTVKFIGQKVDSGHLITSLRFLSTGFPKRAERTCSLNNCTVAKRIGKGKDATVIFEHFRKPVDPFVQENCSCGALNSEINPSNTNISNSYGNVKNGNISIYETYGGQMEHNLAECGDTSCIYDSGLSFIPSDTRESVNGDPMLNLAHLKNTLSGLSAAFPLHNNTGSSTVITSKLIKDPRLMRREESIGKHNNITDLNEILPLEKSLDFVNSETNLSSMPNNSASSSEVVPGDDSVLTNCLDAPSFKISFDGSQSQAHNLDVNNYDYTIPSKITPAGQCKGQDNFSFPMCLPNVVSEVENQKHNEEEAQRSELRSNIPLLIEENSEAHNSYESVNICTKGHSNHISLESWSSNLETVSQTGQQMSTAFPLQRKESIHEYTQNIGEMRDFTGPEDNSKHGEKQVLWKEIDFTKEAKVSPVDNYISLYQEYKEDESLDSYGKNCDQILIAQELEIQKSSTSTTKDEYELDHLNLELQRVESLSQKHPQLSLDYEDNIHTSFAISQKLMELKLGKPNQNCVSIVTDAFQEAKDIPQVKELPIDAIISSHDIKPTHDNSDYKITGEVCVHGRKENDPVSLENIQRDCGETFQIDEGHTLFCNAELHSDTHLNIDFREQGDNDKENENEAKEEDIALSTESRENIYGEEKQGFHTNQSYTNIDERRENKNYNNVEILSSEECCTFNLSSGERHVSTEATLLENEDTMTATQQKDAPNTGRTVEHLAYTAFPKVEGSSEHEASSTAVQTAGATVPTLGTNREDHQRYQIKETCSSESLDFGLLVKHRISDCEMDMDNNKLHDSFHQSVSDTSVLQSFKLENKIEVGLEQCDDAFLIQQHSHRNDPCEEFRAIYETLKSRIDWEGLFGSNNGEREVSKSSRRNENSDQHYPKKSICFYPSTEKNKELNPILLPDLQIRITNTFMPGFNPTFESLALKDNFCKYITKTTGPEINEEGKVSGFEMYSHCSGENSGYPCEDEFGNRRQESGLVNKSEIALSLDVSNNTQVNHVSEKQNSGPLPTEPSNVTALNNESRCSLTGSKTDCNDITSKKDTQSRTSKRKRRMPFRDQSTPHKDLRRREIYGKKRRLTSLDSSEHFSSLSQGRIKTFSKSEKHIRSVLDILNSEASLCKSKRLSRRLDRAVLHLKKAHRRVHTSLQLIAKVGEKRKGPLPKSYAIICNNFWESCDLQGYSSVSERRYYSTKHFLSKRKYGKPGEKRALGFEVDKSLTHVSKPKSYKASRARIAECISKRNMASSVSRSHTTIHVREFCDLEYPESQLALCSTSQSASHSAYNKSRVRNRTSSELQLFSGKTGCLFSPACPDAKITEKENQVGIKFLSNINKYENPENHSAHNNIKDAENNSETNKVINKSNSVSLSCIKEDKVSFSTDTSYNATCITHTKVKTDIVISVLESDIKHLLNVDVCTPDNLILSDCKGNLEVNLPVEERTAANQSSKPGTVPENFIKDPLNLTLITHKNSDSIPQLLSTTAVTDSEGESSESYLDKQRVFAVDSFTTSTSVPHCQPGCGGKELLKTEQCSSSNRFHIDGNESHVLEDSELGLRLVTEESKSCRKNTMKELFSNDSYLLLKDNMKGSSKKCMANKDIWDRKMWKVKQAEKARDSLHKKSMTEGCTVKTQFKNQKNKILEESSYLSKKTIKNNLIDSHLNVENITEAVALNNPVSNHLNKREKEGGVKVSNDPQSDSALHSEIACNSKPGIIGMNHIPVLHTNSQTSEVSTPEKKPASYMSGLKEKHCSANHSALTARLAQILRRADETSSLQILLEETKACQSILPLFVEAFERNQECSLEQILISRELLVEQNLWNNCRHKLKPCAVDSLVELQMMMETMQFIENKKRLLGGEPTYRSLLWYDETLYSELLGRPRGFQQQSSFYPAFQGRLKYNAFCELQNYHDQLIELFEETKRENNSYYAFLKYKRQINECEAVMKRCSDCFDFSLSVPFTCGVNFGDSLGDLETLRKSTLKLIGMYGDSPKVDSYPGKQDHLWIIIEMITSKVNFIKSSEAISIKISLYGLEHIFFDAAKSLIWKEKRESFRKIYSGEKNREMLLKMNQCAFSKLKKIYDTLSKDLSSEQISNTALENMEIASRKSDDLINKAPVTLENCGFNSTLLSHPDICCISEILDQAEFADSEKLQDLTLRCTEHLEILKKYFQMLQEENIDNIFITEENVLDMVKNHNHGAIILKPAAIETYIEIVMLSETIHFLKNSMAKKLDKQRFRGMLWFDLSLLPELVHCQEKMASFSFLKDNSTDCLWKVIETAISELKKDLDIIYKYSEAVNCSYALHLLSRELQELTEIQKLLKKSQYSVSTYIDFVPCIASINYGSTMTELEYSHNQFSALLKNIMAAPRKDFGKMAHIMKVMKTIEHMKIICTKNAELTISFILCQMLHNRKKTSQLQGKEKTNVHVKPRKDSNKSSIYMKVPSISECIMKTVSNSSEKRSITVDKCGDPQKRQKNTTVSSCKKQKVDIKDVTKINREKATFKDSRTTRSHLESESEIGPSSSDNLKRNHVSPKKAEMERSLLGSLLPLKNLKDTCISKSEGKIDLTNISSHTSEDFTGQQGNLSSMKKRDVNFSVAETKSDKKDCCFVSCEQKSVDGIFRDIPANLETSNTVFELQDHEILNSSIKNSACTNPSESKFIQDKFPVLQVNKTQPAKTELKGKCMKDTFSPNTIPVGASGNITLSVNQTTEHSFSEQQNNENSKALTQNAAACWNELPQSACTPIYNSSQHPFGTSYPYYAWCVYHYSNSSGSSITQTYHGITSYEVQPPPSAMLTAIQPIFSQYAPHQAFPQAAYPYPPDSGVLPQVPWTYVPWQQEPFQPGQ